In a genomic window of Brassica rapa cultivar Chiifu-401-42 chromosome A10, CAAS_Brap_v3.01, whole genome shotgun sequence:
- the LOC103846931 gene encoding UDP-glycosyltransferase 76C4 — MEKSNGRRVIMFPLPLQGCINPMIQLAKILHSRGFSITVIHTRFNAPKATSHPLFTFLEIQDGLSETETRTDDNTWLFTLLNRRCETPFRDCLTNLLGSSSDSETERISCLIHDSGWTFFTRSVAKSLKLPRLVLNTYTVSFFLNHFALPKLRREVSLLSQDSEQDNLVQDFPPLRKKDLLRILKEKREYLEPYLNMILETTKSSSGIIFMSCEELEQDSLCKAREDFKVPIFAIGPSYSNFPASSSSLFIQDETCIPWLDKQEDKSVIYVSFGSLISMTGPELTEIACGLRNSGQPFLLVVRVGLVKGTEWIEAIPEELMAKVYEKGKIVKWAPQQEVLKHQAIGGFLTHNGWNSTVESVREGVPMICLPCIWDQFVDARLVSDVWRVGLHLEHRIERNEIESSIRSLFSGNEGEAIRESMRLLKEKVGRSVKENGSAYRSLESLIDHISYF, encoded by the exons ATGGAGAAGAGTAATGGCAGACGAGTGATAATGTTTCCACTTCCACTACAAGGCTGCATCAACCCCATGATTCAGCTCGCCAAGATCCTCCACTCAAGAGGGTTCTCCATCACTGTCATCCACACTCGCTTCAACGCGCCGAAAGCTACAAGCCACCCTCTCTTCACCTTCTTAGAGATCCAAGACGGCTTGTCTGAAACAGAGACAAGAACTGATGATAACACTTGGCTCTTCACTCTTCTCAACCGAAGATGCGAGACTCCGTTTCGTGACTGTTTGACTAACCTTTTGGGATCTTCATCAGATTCAGAAACAGAGAGGATTAGCTGTTTGATCCATGACTCTGGATGGACCTTCTTCACACGATCCGTAGCAAAGAGTTTGAAACTCCCGAGATTGGTTCTCAATACGTACACAGTCTCCTTCTTTCTCAACCATTTTGCTCTTCCTAAACTCCGCCGTGAAGTGTCTCTTCTGTCTCAag ATTCAGAACAAGATAATCTAGTTCAGGACTTTCCTCCACTTAGGAAGAAGGATCTTTTAAGGATTCTTAAAGAGAAAAGGGAGTACTTAGAACCCTACTTGAATATGATTTTGGAAACGACAAAGTCGTCTTCAGGCATTATATTCATGTCCTGCGAAGAGTTGGAGCAAGACTCACTATGCAAAGCACGTGAAGATTTCAAAGTACCAATATTTGCGATAGGTCCATCTTATAGCAACTTTCCAGCTTCGTCTAGTAGCTTGTTCATACAGGACGAGACTTGCATTCCATGGTTAGACAAACAAGAAGACAAATCCGTAATTTACGTGAGTTTCGGTAGCCTCATTTCCATGACCGGACCAGAGTTAACTGAGATTGCTTGTGGTCTAAGAAACAGCGGCCAACCATTCTTGTTGGTTGTTAGGGTTGGTTTGGTCAAAGGTACGGAATGGATCGAGGCCATACCGGAAGAACTCATGGCAAAGGTTTACGAGAAGGGAAAGATAGTGAAATGGGCACCGCAACAAGAGGTTCTAAAGCATCAGGCCATAGGAGGATTCTTGACACACAATGGCTGGAACTCGACTGTTGAGAGTGTTCGTGAAGGCGTCCCTATGATCTGTTTGCCTTGTATATGGGACCAATTCGTAGATGCAAGACTTGTTAGTGACGTATGGAGGGTAGGGCTGCATCTAGAGCATCGGATTGAGAGAAATGAGATCGAGAGTTCGATAAGGAGTTTGTTTTCTGGAAATGAAGGAGAAGCGATCCGAGAGAGTATGAGACTTCTCAAGGAGAAAGTTGGAAGATCGGTTAAAGAAAACGGTTCAGCATATCGATCTTTAGAGAGTTTGATTGATCACATATCATATTTCTAG
- the LOC103846933 gene encoding UDP-glycosyltransferase 76C5, translating into MEKSNDGLRVILFPLPIQGCINPMIQLAKILHSRGFSITVIHTRFNAPKASSHPLFTFLEIPDGLSETEKRTEDKTFLFTLLNRRCEAPFHDCLAKLLVSSDSETQRISCFIHDSGWTFTPSVTKSLKLPRLVLSTYTVSFFLNHFALPKLRREASQDSEQDDLVQEFPPLREKDLVRLLKEKREYLEPYLNMMLEATKSSSGIIFMSCEELNQDSLPKAREDFKVPIYAIEPSFSNFPASSSSLFTQDETCIPWLDKQEDKSVIYVSFGSLATMTRPELIEIACGLRNSGQPFLLVVRVGLVKGTEWNEVIPGELKATLNEKGKIVKWAPQQEVLKHRAVGGFLTHNGWNSVVESVCEGVPMICLPFIWDQFLNARLICDLWRVGLHLEHRIERNEIESSIRSLFFGNEGEAIRERMRLLQEKVERSVKENGSASRSLESLIDHISSF; encoded by the exons ATGGAGAAGAGTAATGATGGCCTACGAGTGATTCTATTTCCACTTCCAATACAAGGCTGCATCAATCCCATGATTCAGCTCGCCAAGATCCTTCACTCAAGAGGTTTCTCCATCACAGTAATCCACACGCGCTTCAACGCTCCAAAAGCTTCAAGCCATCCTCTCTTCACTTTCTTAGAGATACCAGACGGCTTGTCTGAAACAGAGAAAAGAACTGAAGATAAGACTTTTCTCTTCACTCTTCTCAACCGAAGATGTGAGGCTCCGTTTCATGACTGTTTGGCTAAGCTTTTGGTATCTTCAGATTCAGAAACACAGAGGATTAGCTGTTTCATCCATGACTCTGGATGGACCTTCACACCATCCGTAACAAAGAGCTTGAAACTCCCGAGACTGGTTCTCAGCACGTACACAGTCTCCTTTTTTCTCAACCATTTTGCTCTTCCTAAGCTCCGCCGTGAAGCGTCTCAAG ATTCAGAACAAGACGACCTAGTTCAGGAGTTTCCACCACTTCGAGAGAAGGATCTTGTACGGCTTCTGAAAGAAAAAAGGGAATACTTAGAACCCTACTTGAATATGATGTTGGAAGCGACAAAGTCGTCTTCAGGCATTATATTCATGTCCTGCGAAGAGTTGAACCAAGACTCATTACCTAAGGCACGTGAAGACTTCAAAGTACCAATCTATGCGATAGAACCATCTTTTAGCAACTTTCCTGCTTCGTCCAGTAGCTTGTTCACACAAGACGAGACTTGCATTCCATGGTTAGACAAACAGGAAGACAAGTCCGTAATTTACGTGAGTTTCGGTAGCCTCGCTACCATGACCAGACCAGAGTTAATTGAGATTGCTTGTGGTCTAAGAAACAGCGGCCAACCGTTTTTGTTGGTTGTTCGGGTTGGTTTGGTCAAAGGCACGGAATGGAACGAGGTGATTCCCGGAGAACTCAAGGCAACGCTTAATGAGAAGGGAAAGATAGTGAAATGGGCACCGCAACAAGAGGTTCTAAAGCATCGAGCAGTCGGTGGATTCTTGACCCACAATGGCTGGAACTCGGTGGTTGAGAGTGTTTGTGAAGGGGTTCCTATGATCTGTTTGCCTTTTATATGGGACCAGTTTCTAAATGCAAGACTTATTTGTGACTTATGGAGGGTAGGGCTGCATCTAGAGCATCGGATCGAGAGAAATGAGATCGAGAGTTCGATAAGAAGTTTATTTTTTGGAAATGAAGGAGAAGCAATCCGAGAGAGGATGAGACTTCTGCAAGAGAAAGTTGAAAGATCGGTTAAAGAAAACGGTTCGGCGTCTCGATCTTTAGAGAGTTTGATTGATCATATATCATCTTTCTAG
- the LOC103846930 gene encoding UDP-glycosyltransferase 76C4 encodes MEKSNGLRVVLFPLPIQGCINPMFQLAKILHSRGFSITVIHTRFNAPKASNHPLYTFLEIPDGLSEAEASTQDVTLLLTLLNRSCESPFRDCLTKLLRSSEEEKQRISCLIDDAGWIFTQPLAWSLNLPRLVTNTYKVSFFVGHFVIPELSRERYLPLQEQDEPAEEFPPLKKKDLLQILDGETEVLNSYSDMILQTTKASSGLIFVSSCEELDQESLSQARKDYQIPVFAIGPSHIYFPGSSSSLFTVDETCIQWLDKQEDNSVIYVSFGSVVNISETELLEIAWGLRNSDQPFLWVVRVGMVNGNKWVEAIPEELMERLKEKGKIVKWAPQQEVLKHRATGGFLTHNGWNSTVESVCEGVPMICVPSVWDQLLNARFVSDVWMVGLHLEGRIERNEIERVVRKLLLEPEGEVIRERMKLLAEKVGRSVKQNGSAYRSLERLVDHISSF; translated from the exons ATGGAGAAGAGTAATGGCCTACGAGTGGTTCTGTTTCCACTTCCTATACAAGGCTGCATTAACCCTATGTTTCAGCTAGCCAAGATCCTCCACTCAAGAGGTTTCTCCATCACTGTGATCCACACGCGCTTCAACGCCCCAAAAGCTTCAAACCACCCTCTCTACACCTTCTTAGAGATCCCAGACGGCTTGTCCGAAGCAGAGGCAAGCACTCAAGACGTCACTCTTCTCCTGACGCTTCTCAACCGAAGCTGCGAGTCTCCATTTCGTGACTGTTTGACTAAGCTTTTGAGATCTTCAGAGGAAGAGAAACAGAGGATTAGTTGTTTGATCGATGATGCTGGATGGATCTTCACACAGCCCCTTGCTTGGAGTCTGAATCTCCCGAGATTGGTCACTAATACCTATAAGGTATCCTTCTTTGTAGGTCATTTTGTTATTCCTGAGCTCAGCCGTGAAAGATATCTTCCACTGCAAG AACAAGATGAACCAGCAGAGGAGTTTCCGCCGCTTAAGAAGAAGGATCTCTTACAAATCCTCGACGGAGAAACAGAGGTTCTAAACTCGTACTCTGATATGATCTTGCAAACGACAAAGGCATCTTCAGGTCTTATTTTCGTGTCATCATGTGAAGAGTTGGATCAAGAATCACTCAGCCAAGCACGTAAAGACTATCAAATCCCCGTCTTTGCGATAGGACCATCTCATATCTACTTCCCGGGCTCTTCTAGTAGTTTGTTCACAGTTGATGAGACTTGTATTCAGTGGTTAGACAAACAAGAAGACAACTCCGTGATTTACGTGAGTTTTGGGAGTGTCGTGAACATCAGTGAAACAGAGTTGTTGGAGATTGCTTGGGGTCTAAGAAACAGCGACCAGCCTTTCTTGTGGGTGGTACGTGTTGGTATGGTCAATGGAAATAAATGGGTCGAGGCTATACCGGAAGAGCTCATGGAAAGGCTGAAGGAGAAGGGGAAGATAGTGAAATGGGCACCGCAACAAGAGGTTCTAAAGCACCGAGCCACTGGTGGATTCTTGACACACAATGGTTGGAACTCGACGGTTGAGAGTGTTTGTGAAGGCGTCCCTATGATTTGTGTGCCTTCTGTATGGGACCAGTTGCTAAATGCAAGATTTGTTAGTGATGTGTGGATGGTGGGGCTTCATCTAGAGGGTAGGATTGAGAGAAATGAGATCGAGAGAGTGGTGAGGAAACTGTTGTTGGAACCTGAAGGTGAAGTGATCCGAGAGAGGATGAAACTTCTTGCGGAGAAAGTAGGAAGATCGGTTAAACAAAACGGTTCGGCTTATCGATCTTTGGAACGTTTGGTTGATCATATATCATCTTTCTAG
- the LOC103846932 gene encoding UDP-glycosyltransferase 76C5, whose translation MDQSNGRRVVLFPLPIQGCINPMFQMAKILHSKGFSITIIHTRFNAPKASSHPLFTFFEIQDDLSETDMRTDDNTWLFTLLNRRCEAPFRDCLTKLLGSSDSETERISCLIHDSGWTFTGSVAESLKLPRLVLNVYTVSYFRSHFALPKLRREVNLLSQDLDQDDVVQEFQPLRKKDLVRLLKEKREYLEPYLNMILESTKSSSGIIFVMSCEELDQDSLPKAREDFKVPIFAIGPSHSKFPASSSSLFTQDETCIPWLDQQEDRSVIYVSFGSLASMTGPELIEIACGLRNSGQPFLLVVRVGSVKGTEWIEAIPEELMAKVNEKGKIVKWAPQQEVLKHRAIGGFLTHNGMNSVVESICEGVPMICLPCLWDQFLYARLVSDVWRVGLHLEHRIERNEIESAIRRLLFGSEGEAIRERMTLLKEKVERSVEENGSAYRSLESLIDHISSF comes from the exons ATGGATCAGAGTAATGGCCGACGAGTCGTTCTGTTTCCACTTCCAATACAAGGCTGCATCAACCCCATGTTTCAGATGGCCAAGATCCTCCACTCAAAAGGTTTCTCCATCACTATCATCCACACGCGCTTCAACGCTCCAAAAGCTTCAAGCCACCCTCTCTTCACCTTCTTCGAGATACAAGACGACTTGTCTGAAACAGACATGAGAACTGATGATAACACTTGGCTCTTCACTCTTCTCAACCGAAGATGCGAGGCTCCGTTTCGTGACTGTTTGACTAAGCTTTTGGGATCTTCAGATTCAGAAACAGAGAGGATTAGCTGTTTGATCCACGATTCTGGATGGACCTTCACAGGATCCGTAGCTGAGAGTTTGAAGCTCCCGAGATTGGTTCTCAACGTGTACACAGTTTCCTACTTTCGCAGCCATTTTGCTCTTCCTAAGCTCCGCCGTGAAGTGAATCTTCTGTCGCAAG ATCTAGACCAAGACGATGTAGTTCAGGAGTTTCAACCACTTCGAAAGAAGGATCTTGTGCGGCTTCttaaagagaaaagagaataCTTAGAACCCTACTTGAATATGATTTTGGAATCGACAAAGTCGTCTTCAGGCATTATATTCGTTATGTCTTGTGAAGAGTTGGACCAAGACTCATTACCTAAGGCACGTGAAGATTTCAAAGTACCGATCTTCGCGATAGGTCCATCTCATAGCAAGTTCCCAGCCTCGTCTAGTAGCTTGTTCACACAGGACGAGACTTGCATTCCATGGTTAGACCAACAAGAAGACAGATCCGTAATTTACGTGAGTTTCGGTAGCCTCGCTTCCATGACCGGACCAGAGTTAATTGAGATTGCTTGTGGTCTAAGAAACAGCGGTCAGCCCTTCTTGTTGGTTGTACGAGTTGGTTCGGTTAAAGGCACAGAATGGATCGAGGCCATACCGGAAGAACTCATGGCAAAGGTTAACGAGAAAGGGAAGATAGTGAAGTGGGCACCACAACAAGAGGTTCTGAAGCATAGAGCTATAGGAGGATTCTTGACACACAATGGTATGAACTCGGTGGTTGAGAGTATTTGTGAAGGCGTCCCTATGATCTGCTTGCCTTGTTTGTGGGACCAGTTCTTATATGCAAGACTTGTTAGTGACGTATGGAGGGTGGGGCTGCATCTAGAGCATCGGATTGAGAGAAATGAGATTGAGAGTGCGATAAGGAGATTATTGTTTGGAAGTGAAGGAGAAGCAATCCGAGAGAGGATGACACTTCTTAAGGAGAAAGTCGAAAGATCGGTTGAAGAAAACGGTTCGGCGTATCGATCTTTAGAGAGTTTGATTGATCATATATCATCTTTCTAG